In Helianthus annuus cultivar XRQ/B chromosome 8, HanXRQr2.0-SUNRISE, whole genome shotgun sequence, a single genomic region encodes these proteins:
- the LOC110872567 gene encoding long chain acyl-CoA synthetase 6, peroxisomal: MTENSCVITFMNVNDVTSGHVGAPNAVCEVKLVDVPKMNCTSYDQPYPRGKICVRGPIVFQGYYKDEVQTREVIDEEVWLHTGDIGLWSPGGRLKIIDRKKNIFKLAQGEYIAPEKIKSVYAKCNFVAQCFVYGDSFNSSLVAIVCVDPDKGSNWLWLLLASKELVELYFRIDIG, from the exons ATGACCGAGAATTCTTGTGTTATAACGTTTATGAATGTCAACGATGTCACCTCGGGTCACGTGGGCGCTCCTAATGCTGTTTGTG AAGTAAAGCTTGTAGATGTTCCGAAAATGAACTGTACATCCTATGATCAACCATATCCTCGTGGAAAGATCTGTGTGAGAGGACCGATTGTCTTTCAAGGCTACTACAAAGATGAAGTGCAAAC GAGAGAAGTAATCGATGAAGAAGTATGGCTTCATACCGGAGACATAGGATTATGGTCACCTGGAGGCCGCTTAAAGATCATTGACCG GAAAAAGAACATTTTCAAATTGGCACAAGGAGAGTACATAGCTCCTGAGAAAATCAAGAGCGTATATGCGAAGTGCAACTTTGTGGCACAATGCTTTGTTTATG GTGACAGCTTCAATTCTTCTTTAGTTGCTATTGTCTGTGTGGACCCTGATAAAG GAAGTAATTGGCTTTGGTTGCTTCTTGCTTCAAAAGAATTGGTGGAACTTTACTTTAGAATTGATATTGGGTAA
- the LOC110872566 gene encoding histone H4 translates to MSGRGKGGKGLGKGGAKRHRKVLRDNIQGITKPAIRRLARRGGVKRISGLIYEETRGVLKIFLENVIRDAVTYTEHARRKTVTAMDVVYALKRQGRTLYGFGG, encoded by the coding sequence ATGTCTGGTCGCGGCAAGGGAGGTAAGGGTCTGGGAAAGGGGGGAGCAAAGCGTCACCGGAAAGTTCTCCGGGATAATATTCAGGGGATCACGAAGCCTGCGATCAGGAGGCTTGCAAGAAGAGGTGGAGTGAAGAGGATCAGTGGGTTGATCTATGAGGAGACTCGTGGTGTGTTGAAGATCTTTTTGGAGAATGTGATAAGAGATGCGGTTACGTATACGGAGCATGCGAGGAGGAAGACGGTGACTGCTATGGATGTGGTTTACGCGTTGAAGAGGCAGGGTAGGACTTTGTATGGATTTGGAGGTTAA